A genome region from Canis lupus dingo isolate Sandy chromosome 7, ASM325472v2, whole genome shotgun sequence includes the following:
- the SERTAD4 gene encoding SERTA domain-containing protein 4, which produces MTLVLSMNRFCEPIVSEGAAEIAGYQTLWEADSYGGPSPPGPAQAPLQGDRGAGPPLAGSHYRGISNPITTSKITYFKRKYVEEEDFHPPLSSCSHKTISIFEERAHILYMSLEKLKFIDDPEVYLRRSVLINNLMKRIHGEIIMQNNWCFPACSFNGTSAQEWFMAQDCPYRKRPRMAKEECEKFHACCFYQECGGHYLNGPLSLHASVGSASTTAPSSSSSSSSSSSSPPLPLPSCSHQVDFDVGSAPVYKGDGQVPANEIFVTNVRSLGVQEKAPVSDEKANNDTSRDGGPLSHEPGGNDLAFECKGQFYDYFETGYNEKSNVSESWKKSLRKKEPSPSNKPCCGKGSKI; this is translated from the exons ATGACTCTGGTTCTGTCCATGAATAGATTCTGCGAGCCCATTGTCTCAGAAGGAGCTGCTGAAATTGCTGGGTACCAGACGCTATGGGAGGCTGACAGCTACGGAGGACCGAGCCCCCCTGGGCCAGCACAGGCTCCTCTCCAGGGAGACCGGGGAGCCGGTCCCCCACTGGCAG GATCACATTACAGGGGAATTTCAAATCCTATAACAACATCCAAGATCACATACTTTAAGAGGAAGTATGTGGAAGAAGAGGATTTTCACCCACCACTCAGCAGCTGTAGCcataaa ACCATCTCAATTTTTGAGGAACGAGCCCACATCCTTTATATGTCCTTAGAAAAGCTAAAGTTTATCGATGATCCCGAAGTGTACCTCCGAAGATCTGTCCTTATAAACAATTTGATGAAAAGGATCCATGGAGAAATCATCATGCAGAATAACTGGTGCTTTCCTGCCTGCTCTTTCAATGGCACCTCCGCCCAAGAGTGGTTTATGGCTCAAGACTGTCCTTACCGGAAACGACCACGGATGGCCAAAGAGGAGTGTGAAAAGTTTCATGCCTGCTGCTTTTACCAAGAATGTGGTGGTCACTACCTAAATGGACCCCTTTCTCTCCATGCTAGTGTCGGAAGTGCCTCCACCACTGCCccgtcttcctcctcctcctcctcctcctcctcctcctccccccctctgCCTTTACCGAGTTGTTCCCACCAGGTGGATTTTGATGTAGGCAGCGCACCTGTTTACAAAGGTGATGGCCAGGTACCTGCCAATGAAATCTTTGTCACTAATGTCAGGTCACTAGGTGTTCAGGAAAAGGCCCCAGTAAGTGATGAGAAAGCAAATAATGACACCAGCAGGGATGGTGGCCCCCTAAGCCATGAACCTGGGGGAAATGACCTTGCTTTTGAGTGCAAAGGCCAATTTTACGATTATTTTGAGACTGGATATAATGAAAAAAGCAATGTGAGTGAGTCTTGGAAAAAGTCCTTAAGGAAAAAGGAGCCTTCACCAAGTAACAAACCGTGCTGTGGCAAAGGGAGTAAAATATGA